A window of the Penaeus monodon isolate SGIC_2016 chromosome 11, NSTDA_Pmon_1, whole genome shotgun sequence genome harbors these coding sequences:
- the LOC119578412 gene encoding integrin alpha-V-like, with translation MVAGLSHASKWVMWVTMTWLRRRARTAMVTMVIMIVTTGNRTQAFNLNTAMARVGSGPRDSDFGFSVALWSDFKGEKSLVVGAPKGGNATISKGKPPMGNIFLCDLQEMTCEPDPRLPFVSDNDKSKPALDLPRPLPMAFGQTLSTLNRNFSHLAACAPNYPRFEESYQTRGACFVLKHRNATPKKIVMFPSTAMRNNTFQNAMAGFSAQLFAKVSRSLSLSWRWRDKHGTRSGPLAASLVNYGRYTGMVKFYPTSLKSVLRTLEGRETGAKFGYSLASGDFDGDGVSDLAVGTPLCRGEKEAPDAGGVSVFYSPLKEGAAQRRQEVKGEIAWARFGLALTSLGDVNADGYDDLAVGAPYEGDGGAVYIFNGGSSGLLPQPSQVLRASDFAGNLRGFGFSLDGGVDVDENGYTDMAIGALGAESAVLVRSAPVVTLVGNFSFESDSIFIEDKECINEEAGYKTKKGMCVSLVVRMAYKSKEPLGNLGRSNRSVVNQALRASLSVYLLPPSESEGREGAVPPILDALSPTNFSASVVFTCRDDATCFSKPELILGGSAETLIIGKDKLDVGIQLRVRNHSAHAVEIHLQHPTPLRYLSAKGEGVRLPDCRYQNLIGVLNPTSLLLYV, from the exons ATGGTCGCTGGATTGTCTCATGCATCAAAGTGGGTTATGTG GGTGACAATGACCTGGCTGAGACGGCGTGCCAGGACTgcgatggtgacgatggtgataatgatagtgacaacagGGAATCGAACACAGGCATTCAACTTGAACACTGCTATGGCCCGCGTTGGGTCCGGTCCTCGTGACTCCGACTTCGGCTTCAGCGTTGCCCTCTGGTCTGACttcaaaggggaaaagag TCTGGTCGTTGGAGCCCCGAAGGGAGGGAACGCGACCATCAGCAAAGGGAAGCCACCCATGGGGAACATCTTTCTGTGTGACCTTCAAGAGATGACCTGTGAACCTGACCCTCGCCTCCCCTTCGTATCGGACAACG ACAAGAGTAAACCTGCCTTGGATCTCCCCCGCCCTCTTCCCATGGCCTTTGGACAAACTTTGAGCACCCTCAACAGAAATTTCTCGCATCTCGCT GCTTGTGCCCCAAACTACCCGAGGTTTGAAGAAAGCTACCAGACTCGTGGGGCTTGCTTTGTGCTGAAGCATCGAAATGCGACGCCCAAGAAGATTGTAATGTTCCCTT CAACAGCCATGAGAAACAACACGTTTCAAAACGCCATGGCGGGTTTCAGCGCTCAGCTGTTCGCAAAggtatctcgctctctctctctctc GTGGCGGTGGCGCGACAAGCACGGAACGAGGTCTGGTCCACTCGCGGCGTCGCTGGTGAACTACGGCAGATACACAGGGATG gtgAAATTCTACCCGACCTCGCTCAAGTCCGTGCTGAGGACCCTCGAAGGCCGAGAGACCGGGGCCAAGTTCGGCTACAGTCTGGCGTCGGGAGATTTCGACGGTGACGGCGTGTCGGATCTCGCTGTCGGGACGCCGCTCTGTcggggggagaaggaggcgcCCGATGCAGGAGGCGTGTCCGTGTTTTACTCGCCGTTGAAGGAG GGTGCGGCGCAGAGACGGCAAGAGGTCAAAGGTGAGATTGCATGGGCGAGATTCGGTCTGGCTCTGACCTCGCTCGGAGACGTCAACGCCGATGGATACGATG ACCTAGCTGTCGGCGCCCCCTACGAAGGTGATGGTGGcgctgtatatatattcaacggAGGTTCCAGCGGCCTTCTGCCTCAGCCGTCtcag GTACTTCGCGCCTCCGATTTTGCAGGCAACTTGAGAGGCTTTGGCTTCAGCTTAGACGGCGGTGTAGACGTGGATGAAAACGGCTATACGGACATGGCGATTGGCGCTTTAGGGGCGGAGTCAGCTGTGCTCGTCAG aTCCGCCCCCGTCGTCACCCTCGTCGGGAACTTCAGCTTCGAGTCCGACTCCATCTTCATCGAGGACAAGGAATGCATCAATGAAGAGGCGGGGTACAAGACGAAGAAGGGGATGTGCGTCAGCCTCGTCGTACGCATGGCTTACAAGTCCAAGGAGCCGCTGGGGAATCTCGGtagg tcgaACCGATCTGTCGTCAACCAGGCACTCCGCGCTTCCCTCTCGGTGTATCTCCTTCCTCCTAGTGAGTCAGAGGGGCGTGAGGGCGCGGTGCCGCCGATTCTGGATGCCCTGAGCCCTACCAACTTCAGTGCCTCCGTCGTGTTCACCTGTAGGGACGATGCAACGTGTTTTTCCAAGCCCGAATTGATTCTCGGGGGATCGGC cgAAACCCTGATAATCGGCAAAGACAAGCTGGACGTGGGTATCCAACTGCGGGTGAGGAACCACTCAGCGCACGCGGTCGAGATCCACCTCCAGCACCCGACGCCCTTGAGGTACCTGtcggcgaagggggagggggtccgaCTGCCCGACTGCCGCTACCAAAATTTAATCGGCGTCCTTAACCCTACGTCGCTCCTGTTGTACGTTTAG
- the LOC119578664 gene encoding integrin alpha pat-2-like produces MNLLEHSTLSVNLTATSDGVDNTNSLNNGYSIAVPTALESVLYTASASQTDTMSVRVNQSSTMIEIEEARAKDMPVSVERLGPQMQHEFFLENRGPSPVKNTKLELLLPIFASGRQVTYLYRQPVISGPARCSKLPINPLSLEPPSHGNYLPTLPHLALTQGEETAFVEWESDEVQSRRKRAPEEPTTTDYPTTQYLNTDYYTDYQDYYYYSYNYYGNAPFSEGQDTPATIPNSDRAKPQSQNDSLHKLIFCDEPRCRITCDIPLLPAEERVRIIIPSYIAIRELEQLGYRMFRLLSAARVNVNQRGNILINPIATAETYVALISPQSMGFDSIPLWILLLAILFALVIILLIIAGLWRAGFFKRNRPPTGEKRESLIHQDFAICRPDTDLDELQPPQNST; encoded by the exons ATGAACTTACTCGAACACTCGACCTTGAGCGTGAATCTGACGGCCACGAGCGACGGGGTTGACAACACCAACAGCTTGAACAACGGCTACAGCATCGCTGTCCCTACGGCGTTGGAATCCGTTCTCTACACGGCCAG CGCCTCACAGACAGACACGATGTCCGTCCGAGTCAACCAGTCCTCGACCATGATCGAGATCGAGGAGGCGAGGGCCAAGGACATGCCGGTGTCCGTCGAGCGCCTCGGGCCCCAGATGCAGCACGAGTTCTTCCTCGAGAACCGAGGTCCTTCGCCGGTGAAGAACACGAAG CTGGAACTGTTGCTCCCGATTTTCGCCAGCGGAAGGCAAGTCACTTACCTGTACCGACAACCCGTGATTTCCGGACCCGCCAGGTGCTCGAAGCTGCCGATAAATCCACTGTCACTGGAG ccGCCAAGTCACGGGAACTATCTCCCTACTCTCCCTCACTTGGCGCTGACGCAGGGGGAAGAAACAGCCTTTGTTGAATGGGAGTCGGACGAGGTTCAAA GTCGTCGCAAGAGGGCACCGGAAGAACCTACCACTACAGACTACCCTACCACTCAATACCTCAACACCGACTATTATACAGACTACcaggactactactactacagctacaacTATTACGGCAATGCACCATTTTCTGAGGGACAGGACACGCCGGCGACCATCCCAAATAGTGACAGGGCTAAACc ACAAAGCCAGAACGACTCGCTTCATAAACTGATATTCTGCGATGAGCCCAGATGCAGAATAAC gtgtgaCATACCCCTGCTCCCGGCCGAAGAGAGAGTCAGAATTATCATACCAAGTTATATAGCCATAAGAGAACTCGAGCAG CTTGGATATCGCATGTTTCGGCTCCTGTCTGCTGCTCGTGTGAATGTCAACCAGAGGGGCAATATACTGATTAATCCCATTGCTACTGCAGAGACCTATGTGGCTCTCATTAGCCCTCAG AGCATGGGCTTCGATTCCATTCCGCTGTGGATTCTCCTGCTGGCGATTCTCTTCGCTCTGGTCATCATCCTGCTCATCATCGCAGGGTTGTGGAGG gCTGGCTTCTTCAAGAGGAACCGCCCACCtacaggagaaaagagagaaagtcttATACATCAGGACTTCGCTATTTGTAGACCTGACACAGACCTCGACGAGCTGCAGCCTCCACAGAACTCGACGTAG